The following proteins are co-located in the Bordetella bronchialis genome:
- the cydB gene encoding cytochrome d ubiquinol oxidase subunit II produces MEIPLDYPTLRVIWWALMGILLIGFALTDGFDLGVAALLPFVARDDNERRMAINAIAPTWEGNQVWFILGGGAIFAAWPFVYAVSFSGFYMAMFLVLAALILRPVGFKYRSKRSAAAWRGAWDWALFIGGSVPALVFGVAVGNVLLGVPFRLDGDLRATYEGAFLGLFSPFSLLCGVLSATMLVMHGAAWLTIKVENGAVRDRARRIGSVAALLVIVLFAAGYAYVAYGGLGYRLEGVAAPAGPSNPLRTAATAAPGAWLANFNAYPWMMAAPILGFAGALMALAGIRAGREWPAFGGSSLSALGIIATVGLSMFPFILPSSVDPRSSLTVWNASSSHTTLFIMLAVTVVFLPIVLLYTAWAFKVMWGRSTIKALSTDPDLY; encoded by the coding sequence ATGGAAATCCCGCTCGACTATCCGACGCTGCGCGTCATCTGGTGGGCGCTGATGGGCATACTGCTTATCGGCTTCGCCCTGACCGACGGCTTCGACCTGGGCGTGGCGGCGCTGCTGCCCTTCGTCGCCCGCGACGACAACGAAAGACGCATGGCCATCAATGCGATCGCGCCGACATGGGAAGGCAACCAGGTCTGGTTCATCCTGGGGGGCGGCGCAATCTTCGCTGCCTGGCCTTTCGTCTACGCCGTCAGTTTCTCAGGCTTCTACATGGCCATGTTCCTGGTGCTCGCGGCGCTCATCCTGCGTCCGGTCGGCTTCAAGTACCGCTCCAAGCGGTCCGCCGCGGCATGGAGGGGCGCTTGGGACTGGGCGCTTTTCATCGGCGGTTCCGTGCCCGCGCTGGTATTCGGCGTGGCCGTCGGCAACGTGCTGCTGGGTGTGCCCTTTCGTCTGGACGGGGATTTGCGCGCGACCTACGAGGGTGCCTTCCTGGGCTTGTTCAGCCCCTTCTCGCTGCTTTGCGGCGTGTTGTCGGCAACGATGCTGGTCATGCATGGCGCCGCCTGGCTGACGATCAAGGTCGAGAACGGCGCCGTGCGCGACCGCGCGCGCCGCATCGGCTCGGTCGCCGCGCTGCTGGTGATCGTGCTGTTTGCCGCGGGCTATGCCTATGTGGCCTACGGCGGGCTGGGCTATCGCCTGGAAGGCGTGGCCGCTCCGGCCGGGCCGTCCAACCCCCTGCGTACGGCCGCCACCGCGGCGCCCGGCGCCTGGCTGGCGAATTTCAATGCCTATCCCTGGATGATGGCGGCGCCCATACTGGGCTTTGCCGGGGCCCTGATGGCGCTGGCCGGCATACGTGCCGGCCGCGAATGGCCGGCGTTCGGCGGCTCGTCCTTGTCGGCGCTGGGCATCATCGCCACCGTGGGGCTCTCGATGTTCCCCTTCATCCTGCCCAGCAGCGTGGACCCGCGCTCCAGCCTGACCGTGTGGAATGCGTCCTCCAGCCATACGACGCTGTTCATCATGCTGGCGGTCACGGTAGTGTTCCTGCCCATCGTGCTGCTCTATACGGCCTGGGCCTTCAAGGTGATGTGGGGCCGTTCGACCATCAAGGCGCTGTCTACCGATCCGGATCTTTACTGA
- the cydX gene encoding cytochrome bd-I oxidase subunit CydX, whose product MWYFAWILGLGLAVCFGILNGIWLEYHQLDGGDTGQAE is encoded by the coding sequence ATGTGGTATTTCGCGTGGATACTGGGCCTGGGCTTGGCGGTGTGCTTCGGCATCCTGAACGGGATCTGGCTGGAGTATCACCAGCTGGATGGCGGCGATACGGGGCAGGCGGAGTAG